A region of Macaca thibetana thibetana isolate TM-01 chromosome 20, ASM2454274v1, whole genome shotgun sequence DNA encodes the following proteins:
- the SDR42E1 gene encoding short-chain dehydrogenase/reductase family 42E member 1, which translates to MDPKRSQKETVLITGGGGYFGFRLGCALNQKGVHVILFDISSPAETIPEGIKFIQGDICHLSDIEKAFQDADITCVFHIASYGMSGREQLNRNLIEEVNIGGTDNILQACQRRRVPRLVYTSTFNVIFGGQVIRNGDESLPYLPLHLHPDHYSRTKSIAEKKVLEANGTPLDRGDGVLRTCALRPAGIYGPGEQRHLPRIVSYIEKGLFKFVYGDPRSLVEFVHVDNLVQAHILASEALRADKGHIASGQPYFISDGRPVNNFEFFRPLVEGLGYTFPSTRLPLTLVYCFAFLTEMVHFILGRLYNFQPFLTRTEVYKTGVTHYFSLEKAKKELGYKAQPFDLQEAVEWFKAHGHGRSSGSRDSECFIWDGLLVFLLIIAVLIWLPSSVILSL; encoded by the exons ATGGACCCCAAAAGATCTCAAAAGGAAACTGTCCTCATTACAGGAGGAGGTGGCTATTTTGGTTTTCG CCTGGGCTGTGCTCTGAACCAAAAGGGAGTCCACGTGATTCTGTTTGACATCAGCAGCCCTGCTGAAACCATTCCAGAAGGAATCAAGTTTATACAAGGAGACATCTGCCACCTGTCTGACATAGAGAAAGCCTTCCAGGATGCAGACATCACTTGTGTGTTCCATATTGCCTCTTATGGTATGTCAGGGCGGGAGCAACTCAATCGAAACCTGATCGAAGAAGTCAACATCGGGGGCACAGACAACATCCTCCAGGCTTGCCAAAGAAGAAGGGTGCCCAGGTTAGTTTACACCAGCACTTTCAATGTCATCTTTGGAGGTCAAGTTATCAGAAATGGGGATGAATCTCTGCCCTACCTGCCTCTTCACCTCCACCCTGATCACTACTCTCGGACAAAGTCTATTGCAGAGAAGAAGGTGCTGGAGGCGAATGGTACACCCCTGGACAGAGGCGACGGCGTCTTAAGAACCTGCGCTCTGAGGCCAGCTGGCATCTATGGGCCTGGAGAACAAAGACACCTTCCCAGAATAGTCAGCTAcattgagaagggtctgttcaagTTTGTCTACGGGGACCCCAGGAGCCTGGTTGAGTTTGTCCACGTGGATAACTTGGTGCAGGCTCACATTCTGGCCTCAGAAGCCCTGAGAGCTGACAAGGGACATATTGCCTCTGGGCAGCCCTACTTCATCTCAGATGGCAGACCCGTGAACAACTTTGAGTTCTTCCGGCCTCTGGTTGAGGGCCTGGGCTACACGTTCCCATCTACCCGCCTGCCATTGACCTTGGTCTACTGCTTTGCTTTTCTAACAGAGATGGTTCACTTCATTTTGGGTCGACTCTACAACTTCCAGCCCTTCCTCACTCGCACTGAAGTTTACAAAACTGGTGTCACACATTATTTTAGCTTAGAGAAAGCCAAGAAAGAGCTAGGTTATAAGGCTCAGCCATTTGACCTCCAGGAAGCAGTGGAATGGTTTAAAGCCCATGGTCATGGCAGAAGTTCTGGAAGTCGTGACTCAGAGTGTTTTATTTGGGATGGGCTATTGGTCTTCCTCCTGATTATAGCAGTTCTCATCTGGCTGCCTTCTTCTGTGATTCTGTCACTGTGA